The Coregonus clupeaformis isolate EN_2021a chromosome 20, ASM2061545v1, whole genome shotgun sequence genome contains a region encoding:
- the LOC121533469 gene encoding forkhead box protein E4-like: MNLENFSYFSGMCNMTAESQDSPAELASPLVMSPNVSLDSPLPPSPLMLQARTKDGVLIKSEPRATSSNTDREEGATLGQTEEHLPTGSRRRKRPVQRGKPPYSYIALIAMAIANSPERKLTLGGIYKFIMERFPFYRENSKKWQNSIRHNLTLNDCFVKIPREPGRPGKGNYWTLDPAAEDMFDNGSFLRRRKRFKRTDVSTYPGYMQSSSAFTPTPMGRPAYPSTLYPGIGSGYGSQLTGSPHPAMLHHYQTSAGLSQGQPRMFSIDNIISQQSAMQGGELNPLGLGGGELGTMSASCSVTGIDPSNCFQMQTVNPSGNSLGRGGGGLSSNLAPGYPYSSSASPPHLPSMTQSSYSPGSSQVYCTGNRLSLPAVRSGSCAEQTEQLLGLSSPMNSYNNSYMKQANFASGLDRYM, encoded by the coding sequence atgaaTCTTGAAAATTTCTCTTACTTTTCGGGCATGTGTAACATGACGGCTGAGTCCCAGGACTCGCCAGCCGAGCTGGCCAGCCCTCTGGTCATGTCGCCTAACGTGAGTCTGGACTCCCCTTTACCGCCATCGCCTCTGATGCTGCAGGCCCGGACCAAGGATGGGGTTCTGATCAAGTCTGAGCCCCGGGCAACTAGTTCGAACACGGATCGAGAGGAAGGAGCTACTCTGGGTCAAACCGAGGAGCACCTGCCCACTGGGAGCAGACGTAGGAAGAGGCCCGTTCAGAGAGGGAAACCACCCTACAGTTATATCGCTCTCATAGCCATGGCCATCGCCAACTCCCCCGAGAGAAAGCTCACACTTGGTGGTATTTATAAGTTCATCATGGAACGTTTTCCCTTTTATCGAGAGAACTCCAAAAAGTGGCAAAACTCCATCCGCCACAACCTCACCCTCAACGACTGCTTTGTCAAGATTCCCCGGGAACCTGGAAGGCCTGGCAAGGGCAACTATTGGACTTTGGACCCCGCTGCTGAAGACATGTTCGACAACGGGAGTTTTCTGCGGAGAAGGAAAAGATTCAAGCGCACTGACGTAAGCACCTATCCTGGATACATGCAGAGCTCTAGTGCATTCACCCCGACCCCCATGGGCAGACCGGCATACCCCAGCACCCTGTACCCAGGAATAGGATCGGGTTACGGCTCGCAGCTGACAGGGTCCCCCCACCCGGCGATGCTGCATCATTATCAGACCTCTGCCGGGCTTAGTCAAGGACAGCCAAGGATGTTCAGCATCGACAACATCATCAGCCAGCAGTCGGCGATGCAGGGAGGAGAGCTCAACCCACTGGGGTTAGGCGGTGGAGAGCTGGGCACCATGTCTGCTAGCTGCTCCGTCACTGGCATTGACCCCTCCAACTGCTTCCAGATGCAGACTGTCAATCCCTCAGGGAATTCACTGGGCAGAGGCGGTGGGGGACTGTCATCAAACCTGGCACCCGGGTATCCTTACTCTTCCTCGGCATCCCCTCCCCACCTACCTTCCATGACGCAGTCCAGTTACTCTCCAGGTAGCTCTCAGGTGTACTGCACGGGGAACCGGCTGTCTCTACCGGCCGTACGCTCCGGGTCTTGCGCGGAACAAACTGAGCAACTACTGGGTCTCTCCAGCCCAATGAACTCTTACAACAACTCTTACATGAAACAAGCCAATTTTGCATCAGGATTAGATCGGTATATGTGA
- the LOC121533471 gene encoding protein FAM78B-like, which produces MGCIQSIACKSRIKRENIAVYDVSAAIDHSPTIIEENSPIVLRYKTPYFKASARIVMPPIPRNETWVVGWIQACTQMEFYNTYNDIGMSSWELPELCEGFVRAISDSDGVSYPWYGNTTETVTLAGPTSKPLRFTVSMNDNFYPSVTWAVPISDSNLPLLTRIKRDQSFTTWLVALNTATREKILLQTVKWRMRVDILVDPSMPLGSRATLTGRTHQEQPRVLTHMEPIPPNALGRPNANDAQVLMWRPRKGPPLVVIPPK; this is translated from the exons ATGGGCTGCATACAGAGCATCGCCTGTAAGTCGCGCATCAAACGCGAAAACATAGCGGTCTACGACGTTTCCGCCGCTATCGATCACTCCCCAACAATCATTGAGGAGAACTCTCCTATAGTGTTGCGCTACAAGACGCCCTATTTCAAGGCCTCTGCACGGATAGTGATGCCCCCTATTCCCCGTAATGAGACTTGGGTGGTGGGTTGGATCCAGGCATGCACACAGATGGAATTCTACAACACCTACAACGACATTGGCAT GTCTAGCTGGGAGCTACCAGAGCTGTGTGAGGGTTTTGTGAGGGCCATCAGTGACTCAGACGGGGTGAGCTACCCCTGGTACGGCAACACCACCGAGACGGTCACCTTGGCGGGGCCCACCTCCAAGCCCTTGCGCTTCACCGTCAGCATGAACGATAACTTCTACCCCAGTGTGACCTGGGCCGTGCCCATCAGCGACAGCAACCTGCCCCTGCTCACCCGCATCAAGAGGGACCAGAGCTTCACCACCTGGCTGGTGGCCCTCAACACGGCCACACGGGAGAAGATCCTGCTGCAGACGGTCAAGTGGCGCATGAGGGTGGACATTCTGGTGGACCCCTCCATGCCCCTGGGCTCCAGAGCCACCCTGACGGGCCGGACACACCAGGAGCAGCCCCGCGTCCTAACCCACATGGAGCCCATCCCCCCCAACGCCTTGGGGAGGCCCAACGCCAATGACGCCCAGGTGCTGATGTGGAGGCCCAGGAAGGGCCCACCCCTGGTGGTCATCCCTCCTAAGTag